In Rana temporaria chromosome 3, aRanTem1.1, whole genome shotgun sequence, a single window of DNA contains:
- the POP7 gene encoding ribonuclease P protein subunit p20 isoform X2 translates to MAEQTSRPERVPHRRRPAARPPRSANDIYVNTKTDFRAQLARCRRLLGAGGEKEVRVHGLGLAIGRAINLALQLQLSAPEALMISTSTSTVELTDDLEPEGGEDGEPGTRSRNNSAIHIRVYRAEEE, encoded by the coding sequence ATGGCGGAGCAGACTTCTCGTCCTGAGCGGGTCCCTCACCGACGCCGGCCAGCCGCGCGGCCACCTCGCAGTGCCAACGACATTTACGTGAACACAAAGACTGACTTCCGCGCCCAGCTGGCTCGGTGCCGCCGTCTCCTGGGCGCCGGGGGTGAGAAGGAGGTGAGGGTTCACGGGCTGGGCCTCGCCATCGGCCGGGCCATTAACCTGGCGCTGCAGCTACAACTGTCGGCACCCGAGGCCCTCATGATCTCCACCAGTACGTCCACCGTGGAGCTCACCGACGACTTGGAGCCCGAGGGAGGAGAAGACGGAGAGCCGGGCACCCGGAGCAGGAACAACTCCGCCATCCACATCCGGGTGTACCGAGCGGAGGAGGAGTGA
- the POP7 gene encoding ribonuclease P protein subunit p20 isoform X1 translates to MVDEMAEQTSRPERVPHRRRPAARPPRSANDIYVNTKTDFRAQLARCRRLLGAGGEKEVRVHGLGLAIGRAINLALQLQLSAPEALMISTSTSTVELTDDLEPEGGEDGEPGTRSRNNSAIHIRVYRAEEE, encoded by the exons ATGGTGGAT GAAATGGCGGAGCAGACTTCTCGTCCTGAGCGGGTCCCTCACCGACGCCGGCCAGCCGCGCGGCCACCTCGCAGTGCCAACGACATTTACGTGAACACAAAGACTGACTTCCGCGCCCAGCTGGCTCGGTGCCGCCGTCTCCTGGGCGCCGGGGGTGAGAAGGAGGTGAGGGTTCACGGGCTGGGCCTCGCCATCGGCCGGGCCATTAACCTGGCGCTGCAGCTACAACTGTCGGCACCCGAGGCCCTCATGATCTCCACCAGTACGTCCACCGTGGAGCTCACCGACGACTTGGAGCCCGAGGGAGGAGAAGACGGAGAGCCGGGCACCCGGAGCAGGAACAACTCCGCCATCCACATCCGGGTGTACCGAGCGGAGGAGGAGTGA